The Vibrio marisflavi CECT 7928 region TCTTAAAGATCACTCAAAGATAAAACCTTGGCTATTTCAAATAGCCAGAAACACAATCATAGATTTCTATCGAAAACGAACTTCGCTAGAGGCAAACATATCTGCTGAAGACTGGCTCTCAATGACGCCTTCGGTGGAGAGCGAACTTCGCAAAGAACTAGCTGAATGCATTCGTCCTTTTATTAATCGCTTACCAGACGAGAATGCCGCGCTGCTTCTCGCTATAGAGCTCGATGGTGTTTCACAAAAAGATTATGCAGATAAAATGGGAGTCAACTATTCAACCATAAAGTCCCGAATGCAAAAAAGTCGAAAGTTGCTGTATGAGGTGTTTCAAAGCTGTTGTGACTTCGAAGTAAACAAACAAGGTAATATTGTCGACTATAAAAATAAGAAAAAAGGCTGTTCAGAATGTTAGTAGTTGTAGGCCCTATTTAAGGCAAACTAAATCAATCTGCGTAAACAACACCTAATTCTCAAAAATGAGAATTAGGTATATCTCTTTGTATATTATATGGTTTACGTTTCTACCTACGTCTAGTTCATTTAACCGCTCTTTCGAAGTCATTGACTTATTTCAACTAATCCGTAGTTTTACCAATACTCACTAAGTTGTGCTCTTGCGGAGGAACATCATGAAAAGTGCGGATCGTATTACCATCACGCTACTATCTGAAATAAGCATGCAATCCAACTTACTGAAAGAGTCTTTGGAATCAAACCTGGACGTTACTCTCGATATCCTACCTTTTAGTAAATTTATTCCAATTAACAATCAGAGCAAAAAGTTTTGCGATGTTGTGATTATTGATTATCCAAAAATGGATGAAGATACGTTTTTAGACTATTACGAGCTTCAGTCTAACTACAAATCCCCATGGAAAGAGATACTAATAAACTGCCCTACTGATATCCATTCTTCAGATTTATTTAAGTGGCACAACCTAGTTGCTGTATTTTATGTTGACAGCAATGTACAGTCGCTAGTTAAGGGGGTTAGCAAGGTTTTAGATGGCGAAATGTGGCTTTCTAGAAGAATCGCTCAAGAATACATTCAACACTTTCGAAGCTGCAATTCGATAAACACTTCTAGGGCATATACCAAATTAACAAAACGAGAGAAACAAATTATCCACCTGCTAACGAATGGGGCATCGAATGTTCAGATAGCAGATGAGCTATTCGTGAGTGAGAATACCGTAAAAACCCACTTACATAATATATTCAAGAAAATTAATGCCAAGAACCGCGTTCAAGCTTTACTTTGGGCCAATAACAATATTGGCATTGAGGAAAAAGTCAGTTAAAAATATGGCGCTGTATTGTCTTACCAGCGCCATTATACTCCCCATTGCTTTACCACTAGCTATAGCGTTAATACCTTTATCCTACGAGCACACATCCATTAAGACTCCTGAATGATGTTACAACTATCTGTTACTGATATTTTGTGTACTGATGAGCCTTGAATTGAAATTAGCTCTATCGGCAGTTGGCTTTGCGAATAAGACATTGCAAGTTTGGAATTTCTAGATACTAAATAGCTAACACTACTTCTGCTATTTGTATAGACACTGATAGATGTATCTTCATCTACATTCTCTTTCCCTGATACTGCAATACGTAATTTCACGTTGTTATTCATTGTCACCTTACAAGTTACCTTTAAGCCCTGATCACGAAGCAGAACGTTTTGTGAATAAGCGGTATTCAAGAACAAAAATAAAGCGACTACTAGAGTCGCTTTTTTAATCACTGATCTAAACATAAGCAATTAATATTGGTAGATTGAAACTGTTGAACCATTCGCATGATGACCAGTAACTGTTGCTACATCATTGGCCGTTTGCATAATACTAATCGTATTGTAGCTCGAGTTGCCTAAATGCACAGATGCGTATGAGTTAAACGAAGTTTGGTCGATTGAAATATCATTATTATCTGAGTGGTCATGAAGGTGAACGTCTGCTGAATTGTAGTCTACTTGAGAAATATCAAGCGTGTTTCCATCACTATTACCTTCTAGTAGCACCGTTGCTGTATTACCTAGAGACTGAGACATAGTGATCGTATTGCCATCACTGTGGTCAAGCACATCAACATTAGCATCGTTAAATGACCCTTGAGAAAGGTAAATGTTGTTATCATTACTTCTATTGCGTACATCAATCTCAGCAGTATTATCAAAGTATTGACTTACAGAAACTGTATTTCCATCGCTATTACCAATTACTTCTACATCAGCATCATTGTACCAACGTTGGCTAACCGAAACATCGTTTCTATCACTGTTATATTCCACTTCAATATCTGCGACGTTATCCATTTTATACTGATTGACCGTTACGGAGTTATTATCACTGCCAAACTTAACATCGATATAAGCATCATTGTTCAAGCTATTTTGGTTAACAGTCACATCGTTATCGTCACCATAGAAGATTTCAACATCTGCATTATTTAGGCTACCAACCTGCTCAATTGTTACAGTATTGTCCTCTGAATACCTTAGATCTACATCAGCATCATGTCCCCACGCGGGATTTGCATGCCCTGTAGTTTGTGTAATAGT contains the following coding sequences:
- the sigZ gene encoding RNA polymerase sigma factor SigZ, which codes for MNIESIWSKYQSNLRHFLHRHIATPSDVDDLLQEVLIKSHKSIHTLKDHSKIKPWLFQIARNTIIDFYRKRTSLEANISAEDWLSMTPSVESELRKELAECIRPFINRLPDENAALLLAIELDGVSQKDYADKMGVNYSTIKSRMQKSRKLLYEVFQSCCDFEVNKQGNIVDYKNKKKGCSEC
- a CDS encoding LuxR C-terminal-related transcriptional regulator, yielding MKSADRITITLLSEISMQSNLLKESLESNLDVTLDILPFSKFIPINNQSKKFCDVVIIDYPKMDEDTFLDYYELQSNYKSPWKEILINCPTDIHSSDLFKWHNLVAVFYVDSNVQSLVKGVSKVLDGEMWLSRRIAQEYIQHFRSCNSINTSRAYTKLTKREKQIIHLLTNGASNVQIADELFVSENTVKTHLHNIFKKINAKNRVQALLWANNNIGIEEKVS
- a CDS encoding curlin repeat-containing protein; its protein translation is MKKLVIAISTILAAGSAYAGNEADTSLLHSDSDTVTITQTTGHANPAWGHDADVDLRYSEDNTVTIEQVGSLNNADVEIFYGDDNDVTVNQNSLNNDAYIDVKFGSDNNSVTVNQYKMDNVADIEVEYNSDRNDVSVSQRWYNDADVEVIGNSDGNTVSVSQYFDNTAEIDVRNRSNDNNIYLSQGSFNDANVDVLDHSDGNTITMSQSLGNTATVLLEGNSDGNTLDISQVDYNSADVHLHDHSDNNDISIDQTSFNSYASVHLGNSSYNTISIMQTANDVATVTGHHANGSTVSIYQY